The Actinomycetota bacterium region AAGGAACTCGTAGGATTTCCAGGAAGGCCGAAAACAGGCACGCCATTTACGCTCCCCATCGTCTGAGGCGCACCAGGACGCATTGCGACCTGGTGAAACTCCAGGCGGCCTATCTTCTCAAGGGCAGGCTTTATGAAGTCAAACTCCCCGACACTCACCCCGCCGGAAGTGATGATGTAGTCAGCCTCGGCGGCGGCTTGCGCGAATGCGGCGCTAGTGGCCGAAAGGTCGTCAGGAACGATACCGTAGCGCAACGCGATTCCACCGGCGGCCTGAACTTGCGCCGCAAGTGAGTAGCTGTTGGAGTTGCGAATCTTGCCGGGGCCGGGCTTCTGGTCGATCTCGACAAGCTCATCTCCTGTCGAGAGAACCGCCACACGCGGGGCGCGGATGACCGCGATTGACGCGTGCCCTGTCGCGGCGAGCAGCCCAACGGTGGCCGGGCCTATGCGCTCACCGGCGGCGGCAACGACATCTCCGCAGGAGACCTCCTCGCCGCGGCGGCGTATGTGCTCGCCGGCTTCAGGAGCATGCGAGAACGCGACTTTCGAATGAACCCCGCCGTCGCCTGAGAGCTTCTCGGTAAGCTCGACCATCACAACCGCGTCAGCGCCTGAAGGAACGGGGGCTCCTGTCATGATCCGCGCGGCTTGCCCTGGCCCGACCCGACCGTCCCACCAGGTGCCGGCGGGAATGTCAGCGATGACATCGAGTGCCATGGGCTGTTCGGATGAGGCAAGCGCAAGATCGGCAGCGCGCACCGCAAACCCGTCCATCGCCGAGTTGTCAAAGGGCGCGACATCGATATCGCTCAAAGCGTCTTCGGCAAGCACTCGGCCCAGCGACTCGGAGAGCGAAATCCGCTCGCTGTCGAGAACCCGCACCATCGAGAGCACGTGCTGCCGTGCCTGCTCAACGCTTATCGGACCCGTCACGGCTTCACCCCTTCTCCTTCGCC contains the following coding sequences:
- a CDS encoding molybdopterin molybdotransferase MoeA; translated protein: MTGPISVEQARQHVLSMVRVLDSERISLSESLGRVLAEDALSDIDVAPFDNSAMDGFAVRAADLALASSEQPMALDVIADIPAGTWWDGRVGPGQAARIMTGAPVPSGADAVVMVELTEKLSGDGGVHSKVAFSHAPEAGEHIRRRGEEVSCGDVVAAAGERIGPATVGLLAATGHASIAVIRAPRVAVLSTGDELVEIDQKPGPGKIRNSNSYSLAAQVQAAGGIALRYGIVPDDLSATSAAFAQAAAEADYIITSGGVSVGEFDFIKPALEKIGRLEFHQVAMRPGAPQTMGSVNGVPVFGLPGNPTSSFVGFEIFVRPALRKMQGLAELDRPKVTATLLHDVRKKPGRRYYLRGRLAAAQDGAGLSVELSGSQSSALLTAAHRGNCFIVLEQGESSFPAGTQVECLRLDVEEGVAL